The Tessaracoccus timonensis sequence CATCCATCGACATGATCAGCATTCTCGGCCCCAGCGACGAGAATCTGCGCGTGCTCGAATCACTGCTTGAAGCCGACGTACACGTGCGAGGCTCTGAGATCACACTCACCGGGTCGACGGAAGCTGTGACCAAGGCGAACGACGTGATCAGCGAGCTCATCGCCATTCTCCGAACCGGCCAGGGGCTCTCTCCGGAAACTGTCGAGCGGGTCGTCACGATGACCGCCGAGAATGAGTCGCCGTCGGATGTGCTGACGCAGGGCATTGTCAGCTCGCGCGGACGTACGGTGCGGCCCAAGACGCTGAATCAGAAGCGTTACGTCGACGCGATCGATCGTCACACCATCGTGTTCGGCATTGGTCCCGCTGGAACGGGCAAGACGTACCTGGCTATGGCGAAAGCGGTGCAGGCCCTGAAGACGAAGCAAGTGAACCGCATCATCCTCACCAGGCCTGCCATCGAGGCCGGCGAAAAGCTTGGCTTCCTGCCTGGCACGCTCAGCGACAAGATCGACCCCTACCTCCGCCCGCTCTACGACGCGCTGCACGACATGGTGGAGCCGGATTCCGTGCCCAAGCTGCTCACCTCGGGCGTGGTTGAGGTGGCGCCGTTGGCCTACATGCGTGGCCGCACCCTCAACGACGCGTTCATCATCCTGGACGAGGCGCAAAACACCACTGCCGAGCAGATGAAGATGTTCCTCACCCGGCTCGGCTTCGGCTCGAAGATCTGCGTCACCGGTGACGTCACCCAGATCGACCTTCCCGGCGGCGCGCGCTCCGGGCTGCAGTTGGTGCAAGGCATCCTCGACGGGGTGGACGACATCGCGTTTTGTAATCTCACAGCCCGCGACGTGGTGCGTCACCGACTGGTGGGCAAGATCGTCGCAGCCTACGACGAGTACGACTCTGCGCAGGACGCGCGAAAGGCGAAGCGGAAGTGATCGACCTCAACAACGAATCCGGCATGGAGGCCGACGAACAGGGCCTCGTGCGCTTGGCACGCTTCGCGCTCGATCGGCTGCGCATTCATCCCCAGGCCGACCTCTCCATCCTTCTCGTCGACGAGCAAACCATGGCTGACTACCACGAACGCTTCATGGACCTGCCTGGGCCGACCGACGTGATGAGCTTCCCCATGGATGAGTTGCGCGAACCCTCCGACGACGAGGACCCGCCGCTGGGCATGCTCGGCGACATCGTGCTGTGTCCGGCGGTCACGCAGCGTCAAGCCGCGGAGAACGGGCGCCAACCCGACGAAGAAGCCGAGTATCTGCTCATTCACGGGCTGCTGCACCTGCTGGGGCACGACCACGCGGAGCCTGAAGAGAAAGCGATTATGTTCGGACTCAACGACAAGATCATCCAAGCATGGGGCTTGGAGCGTTCGCGATGAGCCAACTGGCGAGGCAGCTCCGGCTGAGCGATGCCATCGCGATCGGTGTCGCCTCGATGGTGGGAGCTGGCGTCTTCGCGGTGTGGGGTCCGGCCGCCGCTGCTGCGGGCAGCGGACTCGTCATCGGCCTCGTGCTCGCCGCGTTCGTGGCCTGGTGCAACGCCACCAGCTCCGCGCAGCTGGCCGCGCAGTACCCGTCGGCTGGCGGCACCTACGTCTACGGGCGCGAACGCCTAGGTGAGTGGCCCGGCTACCTTGCTGGATGGTGCTTCGTCATCGGGAAAACCGCATCCGCGGCCGCGATGGCGATGGTGTTCTCGTCGTACTGGGCACCCGAGGGGTGGGCCCAACCCATTGCTGTGGGCATCGTGTGGCTCATGGTGCTCATCAACATCCTGGGTGCCACCCGCACCGCCCAGGCGGCCAAAGTGCTCGTGGTGATCGCGCTCATCGGCATCGTGACAGCCTTGGCCACGGGGTGGATTTCGCCGCCGACCTCGGCGAGCTTCGAGTGGGTGGCCACAACGCCGTACGGCGTGCTGCAAAGCGCCGGCCTCATGTTCTTCGCCTTCGCCGGATATGCGCGCATCGCGACGATGGGTGAGGAAGTGATTGACCCCGAGCGCAATATTCGCCGAGCCATCGTCGGAGCGCTCACCATCACGCTCGTGCTCTACGCACTCATCGCGTGGACGTTGGTGGCCAAGGTGGGTGTTGCTGCACTGGCTGACAGCCCAGCCCCGCTGACGTTGCTCGTCGGTGATCATCTGGTGCCGAAGACCATCTTGATCATCGGTGCGACGGCGGCGAGCGCGGGTGCGCTACTGGGCCTGTTGTCGGGCATCGGGCGCACTTGGTTAGCGATGGCTCGCACCCACGACCTGCCCGGATGGTTCAACCACACCAGCGAGCGCTTCAAGACCCCGCACAGGATTGAGCTGACCGTCGCAATCGTGCTCAGCATCGTGGTGATGCTGGCTGACCTTCGCGGCGCTATCGGGTTCTCGTCGTTTGGTGTGTTGCTGTATTACTTTGTGGCGAACGTGTCCGCTTACACGCAGACGGGGCCACACCGCCATTACCATCGCGCCTGGCAGGTGCTCGGCGCAGCCACGTGCCTGGTGCTCGTCGTCACGCTGCCTATCATGTCGGTGATGATTGGCATGATTGTGCTGGGCATCGGTGTTGTGTGGCGACTAGCCAAACCCGAACCCATGTCAACTGGTGCAGAGGAAGCTGCCTGATGTTCTCGCAAATCCAATGGATCGAACTGACGCTCGCGTTGGTCTTCGCTGTCTTTGCCAGCTTGCTGGCAGCCATCGAGGCTGCGGTGGCGGTGACGACGAAGGGCAAGGCGGAGCGCCTCGTTGCGGAACAACCGTCGAAGGCGCATGAGCGCATCGCATCCATCGCTCAGGATCCGGCACCGACGGTGAACTCCGTCATGTTCGCACGCATGATGTTGGAGATCTCGTCGATCACCCTTGTCGGGCTCCTGATTCACACTTTCTTCGGTGCCGACTGGCTGCGCGTGCTGCTCACCGTCGGCATCATGCTCGTCGTCTCATTCATCCTGTGGGGCGTGGCGCCGCGCACGTTGGGACGTCAGAACCCGATCCGCACCCTCAAGATTTTCGGCGCCGCGGCGGGCGTGCTCACTACCATCTTGAACCCTGTCGCGCAGCTCATGGTGCTCATCGGCAACGCGCTGACGCCCGGCCGCGGTTACTCCGACGGGCCGTTCGCTAACGAAGCGGAGTTCCTCGACATGGTCTCCGTCGCCGAAGAGCATGAGGTGATTGAGGACAGCGAGTCGAAGATGGTGCGCTCGGTGTTCGGCCTCGACGACACCTTCGTCAAGGAAGTGATGGTTCCTCGCACTGACATGGTGTTCATCAAGGAGAACCACACGCTGCGTCAGCTCATCAGCTTGGCCCTTCGATCTGGTTTCTCGCGGATCCCCGTGATCGGGGAGGGGCTCGACGACATCCGCGGCATCGTCTACATCAAGGACGTCACCAAACGTATCTTCGACTACCCGGATGCGGAGCGCGGCGAAACGGTGAGCGAAGTGATGCGCACGGCAGAGTTCTGCCCCGACTCCAAACCAGTCTCTGAGCTGTTGCAGGAGATGCAGCGTAACCACTCGCACATGGTGATCGTCGTCGACGAGTTCGGAGGCACGTCCGGGCTGGCCACCATTGAAGACATCCTGGAAGAGATCGTCGGCGAGATCGTCGACGAGTACGACCAGGAGGTTCCGAACGTCGTGGATCTGGGCGAGGGCCGCTACCGAGTGTCGTCGCGGCTGTCCGTCAGCGACTTGGGTGAGCTGTTCGGTCGCGATCTCGACGACGAAGACGTCGACACCGTGTGGGGTCTCATGGCCAAGCAGCTCGACCTGGTGCCGATCTCCGGGTCGAAGACTGTGTACGAGGGCATCGAGATGATTGCAGACCGCACGATGGGCCGTCGCCACCAAGTTGCGACGGTGCTCGTGCGGCAACTGCCCGAGGAGGAAGACACCGAAGATGAGCCCAGCGACGACGAATAACCACCGCTCTGGTTTCGCCTGCTTCGTGGGTAGGCCAAACGCCGGAAAATCGACGTTGACGAACGCGCTCGTCGGGCAGAAGATTGCCATTGCCTCGTCGAAGCCGCAGACCACGCGACACGCGATCCGCGGCATTATTACCCGCGACGACGGCCAGCTGATCTTGATCGACACGCCGGGGCTCCACAAGCCCCGCACGTTGCTGGGGGAGCGGCTGAACGCGCTCGTCTATGACACGTGGGCAGAGGTGGACGTGATCGGCGTCTGCCTGCCAGCCAACGAGAAAATCGGCCCTGGTGACAAGCACATCCTGCAGGAGATCCAGGGGCTCACGAATCCGCCGAAACTGCTCGCACTGATCACGAAGATTGATCTCGTGCCGAAGCCCCACGTGCTACAACGCATCGCCGCGGCGAATGAGCTCGCGCAGGAGCTCGGCATTGAGTGGGAAGCGATCGTGCCGGTATCCGCGACGTCGGGGGAGCAGGTCGACACCGTCGCCGATGCGCTCATCCAGCTGCTGCCCGAGGGCCCGGTGTACTACCCCGACGGAGAAATCACCGACGAGCCCGAAGAGACGCTCATGGCAGAGCTCATCCGCGAGGCCGCGCTCGAAGGAGTGCACGACGAGCTCCCGCACTCCATCGCGGTGATGATCGACGAGGTCGTGCCGCGCGAGGATCGTCCCGAGGACAAGCCTCTCACCGACGTGTACGCCAGCATCGTCGTCGAGCGGGAGTCGCAGAAGGGCATCATCATCGGTAAAGGCGGCGGCCGGCTGAAAGAGATCGGAACAGCGGCCCGGCTGCAGATCAACAAGCTG is a genomic window containing:
- a CDS encoding PhoH family protein; this encodes MISILGPSDENLRVLESLLEADVHVRGSEITLTGSTEAVTKANDVISELIAILRTGQGLSPETVERVVTMTAENESPSDVLTQGIVSSRGRTVRPKTLNQKRYVDAIDRHTIVFGIGPAGTGKTYLAMAKAVQALKTKQVNRIILTRPAIEAGEKLGFLPGTLSDKIDPYLRPLYDALHDMVEPDSVPKLLTSGVVEVAPLAYMRGRTLNDAFIILDEAQNTTAEQMKMFLTRLGFGSKICVTGDVTQIDLPGGARSGLQLVQGILDGVDDIAFCNLTARDVVRHRLVGKIVAAYDEYDSAQDARKAKRK
- a CDS encoding APC family permease, with the protein product MSQLARQLRLSDAIAIGVASMVGAGVFAVWGPAAAAAGSGLVIGLVLAAFVAWCNATSSAQLAAQYPSAGGTYVYGRERLGEWPGYLAGWCFVIGKTASAAAMAMVFSSYWAPEGWAQPIAVGIVWLMVLINILGATRTAQAAKVLVVIALIGIVTALATGWISPPTSASFEWVATTPYGVLQSAGLMFFAFAGYARIATMGEEVIDPERNIRRAIVGALTITLVLYALIAWTLVAKVGVAALADSPAPLTLLVGDHLVPKTILIIGATAASAGALLGLLSGIGRTWLAMARTHDLPGWFNHTSERFKTPHRIELTVAIVLSIVVMLADLRGAIGFSSFGVLLYYFVANVSAYTQTGPHRHYHRAWQVLGAATCLVLVVTLPIMSVMIGMIVLGIGVVWRLAKPEPMSTGAEEAA
- a CDS encoding hemolysin family protein → MFSQIQWIELTLALVFAVFASLLAAIEAAVAVTTKGKAERLVAEQPSKAHERIASIAQDPAPTVNSVMFARMMLEISSITLVGLLIHTFFGADWLRVLLTVGIMLVVSFILWGVAPRTLGRQNPIRTLKIFGAAAGVLTTILNPVAQLMVLIGNALTPGRGYSDGPFANEAEFLDMVSVAEEHEVIEDSESKMVRSVFGLDDTFVKEVMVPRTDMVFIKENHTLRQLISLALRSGFSRIPVIGEGLDDIRGIVYIKDVTKRIFDYPDAERGETVSEVMRTAEFCPDSKPVSELLQEMQRNHSHMVIVVDEFGGTSGLATIEDILEEIVGEIVDEYDQEVPNVVDLGEGRYRVSSRLSVSDLGELFGRDLDDEDVDTVWGLMAKQLDLVPISGSKTVYEGIEMIADRTMGRRHQVATVLVRQLPEEEDTEDEPSDDE
- the ybeY gene encoding rRNA maturation RNase YbeY produces the protein MIDLNNESGMEADEQGLVRLARFALDRLRIHPQADLSILLVDEQTMADYHERFMDLPGPTDVMSFPMDELREPSDDEDPPLGMLGDIVLCPAVTQRQAAENGRQPDEEAEYLLIHGLLHLLGHDHAEPEEKAIMFGLNDKIIQAWGLERSR
- the era gene encoding GTPase Era, coding for MSPATTNNHRSGFACFVGRPNAGKSTLTNALVGQKIAIASSKPQTTRHAIRGIITRDDGQLILIDTPGLHKPRTLLGERLNALVYDTWAEVDVIGVCLPANEKIGPGDKHILQEIQGLTNPPKLLALITKIDLVPKPHVLQRIAAANELAQELGIEWEAIVPVSATSGEQVDTVADALIQLLPEGPVYYPDGEITDEPEETLMAELIREAALEGVHDELPHSIAVMIDEVVPREDRPEDKPLTDVYASIVVERESQKGIIIGKGGGRLKEIGTAARLQINKLLGTRVHLHLHVKVLKEWQRDAKQLGKLGF